The Schistocerca gregaria isolate iqSchGreg1 chromosome 2, iqSchGreg1.2, whole genome shotgun sequence genome contains the following window.
accaaaagtcttgttcctcctaccactgaacttcactaattccgacgatatataactttaacctatccatttcccattttaaattttataacatacctgttcgattaagggatctgacattccacgctccgatctgtagaacgccagttttctttctcctgataacgacgtcctcctgagtagtcaccgcgcggagatccgaatgggggactattttacctctggaatattttacccaagaggacgccatcaacatttaaccatacagtaaagctgcatgccctcgcgaaaaattgtggctgtagtttccccttgctgtttgcagtaccagcacagcaaggccgttttggttagtgttactgggccagatcagtcaatcatccagactgttgcccctgcaactactgaaaagggtgctgcccctcttcaggaaccacacgtttgtctggcctctcaacagatacccctccattgtggttgcacctacgttacggctgtctgtatcgctgaggcacgcaagcctcaccaccaacggcaaggttcatgattcttggggaggggggggggggtttgcaacTGTATTTTGATAAATATATATACCATAATGCTATGGTTTTTATTCTCAATTCATGCCTTATGTGCATACAATGTTTTACTAATGTTTTCCTACCCAGAATACTGTGTAACATTGACATAAATAATTTCGTTTATATGTTACTATGTAATCTTTATGGTGATTTGTGAACTTTAGCTACGTACTGTGGACCAGTCTTGAATGCCACCACCGAACTCAGTCCCTTATGTAACCTTACTTTAGGTATTTGCGTTATcatgtggtaacacacacacatttcagtttTTGTTCTAGCTTATGTATTTATTCATCTGTAACAATGTTTGTCTAGTATGTATTATGCTGAGTCAGAATATCCATGAAATGTTTAAGCATACTCTTCCGCACTGTAAGACACTTATACAACGGATGGACGTTTTGTTTTTACAACAACGATATGTTAAAGGGCACTTCAACTAAATTTATGCAACTATTTCACAGGTATCTGCTGGATTAAAGCTACTTTTCCGACAAACTATTGAACTTTACAGTGCTGTTGTGAGAGACATTGGCTCTGAGTCGTCAGTGGAATATTCATGGACCAATACTGCATCCTCATAGTCTACTCCAAATCTACTCGCAAATAAATCAGTACAATAATGCAAGGTATACAATGTTTATGTATTGAGTCTTCGACAAACATGATTACTTCAAGATTGACGTCGATGAGTTTTCTTTAGTGCAGTACTGAGTACACTCAAGTTAACAACGATTTTCACTGACTACGTGTAATTTCACAATGGCAACACAGATTTTACAATCGTTTAAAAAAGTGAGAAATTTCACTGAAGTTTTATCTTCATCTTTGTGACGCAACAAATTACTTAACAGAGGACTCACATTCTATGTGCAGAGTAAACCAATCAATGGATTACCATGTGTGATATTACCTCTTTTGCTTTCTTACTGGTGCTTTGAACACGTTGCTGTTTATGGGACTGTTGGTGCTCCTGTGCACAATCATTTAAACCAACTTGTAATCCACTGTTTCTGCGCCTGTGCACAATGATTTAAAACAATTTGTCAAGGACTATGAGTGAACCTGTGCACGACAATTGAAAACAATATGTAACTGCTATGAATCATCTTATATTTCTATGCTATTAGAGTTAGCACTTCTTTAATTCTACTGAAGTTCTCTGTGTTTTAACTTTGTAAGGTAATTTTGCTGTctaatgtttgttaattacaaacCTCATTCTGCAAAATTCTGACCAGAGAGGCCGAGGGATAGTAAACGACGTGTGTGTAAATTTTCttacgaatttttttgttttggacGTCTGGAATCGCGCTCGTAAGGTTTGAAATGTCTAGACATGCGCTCGCAGGCTCGGCAGAGGAGCTGCGCAGCAGAGAGGAGTAAGGGGTGATCCTTGCTCCGCAAAGACGGCCAATAGAGCTATCTGTTGATCGCGAGGAGAGAAGAAGAGTTACGGTAATTGATTAAACAGCCGAATTTCGGTTTAGTAGCAGTAAGCAGCAAACAATGGAGATTTTTGGAAGTTATATCATGTATTAATGGAAGATTTATTGTGGGAGAAAAAGAACTCCTTTTTACATTGGTACCATTACACTCACTGCGAAGACTGGATTACCGGTAATGATTAAGTTTTATTTGCAGCAGCGGTTTGATAATGCTGCATTCTTGGTTCTTTAGACATCCAGATCAGGAATATTTCCGCTTTTCATTTTTTGTTAGGATTTGTCAATCATTGTGAGAGAAATGGATTTAAGAATTAGGTTTTGGAATTTTGTTCCACgaaaatttttgtaattcttgGATTATAATTACGTGGTTTCAGAGAAAGTTTAACCGTTACTGAAGCTTCATTAAATGTTATTAAGTGAAATATTATGATATTGCTATTAATTCATTTAATCTAAAGTCATTGTTGCATTCTAAGAATCAATTAATTTTTGATTTATTTTAAAccattatcaaaaattatgaacCAAGAATGATAGCAATGTTTTTAGAGAATGCATTGCACCTTTGCGTTTCTCAGTAGTTACATTTTGCAGCTCTGTCATCGAGGTGCACTGTGGCTTCGAGAGCAGTTTGTGTGGCGTTACCTTGTGCGATCCAGGTAAGCCAAATAGTGTAGAAAATAGATTCTTTCTCAAGCAGGACATGGTTTCTCCCAATTCTCACAGTGGTGTTGATTTCTCTATGCATTCTCGCAGCTGAGGTTCGTCACCAACATTTAGCACTTACGCAATCTATCAGCTTTAAGATCTCTATTCACGCCATTCAAGGAAAACGCCTAAGTTTATCATCTAACAGACAATTTAACGTTAAAAAAGCAATCGTCATTACGGATCCACTGTcaccaatataaatttaagtagaCAACTTTCaaacgcaaggtctcacacaaatTTACATACCCAAGAGgaattcacaaaatttcattcggctgttcttcctcatccacctacaGCCTGGGGCTCGCACCCTCgacatccatctgtttggcccaatgaaggatggattctgcaggaagcagtacatggatgatgtggAAGATATTGATGCAGCAAAACATGCTCTGCCATCGACCAGTAGAGTATTACCATGGGGTCATGCTGGTCGGCGGCGTAAGTCCGTGGCATTGAACTGAGATTATGGTGAAAACAAGGTTTTTGTACgcaaaagagttgggaataatatggtgaGTTGGAAGCCTGAAGGAGaccatcctgctttcagaaaaaaaagtgttatatTGATTATTGAACACGCCTTGTAGTTGCTGATTATGATGAGATGTTGATAGTTGTAACTGAGAAATTATCTCATCACAATATTCCTATCACGTATTTTAATGGAAGATTTCTTTATTGTTTATTCAAGCGTTACAGAGCTATTATTTTAAGATTGCTTTTGGTTAGTCATTCTAAGATGCTTCGCATATCGTATCTACGAGGACTTCTGAACGCGGGATGGCCACAAGAGGTATTGCTTTTCGCACGGGGCTGTTGTGTGCGAGGTCCAGAAGGGCGCTGATgagcccgttgtggccgagcagcctGGCCACCTGGGCGGCAGTCCTGCCggcggcgtctgcggcgtcggtcCTGGCACCGGCGGCGACGAGCGCGGCCACGGCGTCGGCGCAGCCCCTGGCGGCGGCGCGCAGCAGCGGCGTGTCGCCCTCGGCGTCGCGAGCCTCCACGTCGGCGCCCGCGGCCAGCAGCACGCGCGCCACCCCCAGGTTTCCAGCGCGCACCGCGTAGTGCAGCGGCGTCGAGCCGCTGGAGTCGGCCGCGTCCACGTCTGCGCCGGCCTCCACcagcgcctccgccgcccccgggcAGCCCGCGGCCGCCACGGCGTGCAGCGGGGTGTCGCCGTTGGCGTCGCGGGCGTTCGGGTCGACGCCGGCAGCCAGCAGCGTCCTCACTGCCGTACCGCTGCCCTTGATCGCCACGCAGTGCAAGTCGCTCCACCCGCTTCCCCAGCTGGAAGTTTGCTTCAATGCGAGGCGCACTCCCTCGACGTTGCAGCTTTCGGCTGCCAAGAGCAGCTGTATCTTTACCAGACAGCGAGACACGCCCCTTTCGTACAGCGCCATCAGGACACTCGTGTGGCTACCTTCGCAGGCGAGGTGCACCGACGTGTTTCCTTCAGAGTCCTGGCTCTCCGGGTCGCCACCGGCGTCCAGCAGCAGCCGGAAGGCGTAGACGTTGCCACTGGCGGCGGCGACGTGGAGGGGCGTTCGGCCGCGGCTGTCTCTCACCTCGCAGTCGGCGCCCGCCTCCAGCAGCAGCCGTACCGCCGCGTCGCGCCTGTTGGCTGCCGCCACGTGCAGCGGCGTCGACCCACACCCGTCCAGACGCGCCGACGCCAGCTTCGCGTCCACCGACAACGCCAATCTCAGCAGCTGCAGGTGGCCCGCTGTGCAGATATCCCGCATCAGTGAGGCTGCGGCCTCTCTGACGGACAGCCGTCTCATCGTGACAGTCAGTTCCTTTGGAGACATGCCGCCTTGCAGCATTTTCTCGATCCATTCCCACGAGTCAGTCTCCTCCGCGAAGCGTATAGGGGTCCATCTGAATACCTCCTCTACTGTCCACTTCTTGGTCGTCATTTTGGCGCCGCAATCCTGGAACATTGACACTTTAGACATGAAACGTGCACAATGTGGCAGCTGTTTTAGATTTGTGATAATTTAGCCGAATTATCGCTTCTCTTCActacaacaaaattaataaattaaaggaacatctacatctacatttatactccgcaaaccacccaacggtgtgtggcggagggctctttacgtgccactgtcattacctccctttcctgttccagtcgcttatggttcgcgggaagaacgactgccggaaagcctacgagcgcactcgaatctctctaattttacattcgtggtctcctcgggaggtataagtagggggaagcaatatattcgatacctcatccagaaacgcaccctctttaaACCTAGACAGCTAGCTACagcgcgacgcagagcgcctctcttgcagagtctgccaattgagtttattaaacatctccgtaacgctatcacgcttaccaaataaccctgtgacgaaatacaccgctcttctttggatcttctctatctcctctgtcaacccgacctggtatggatcccacactgatgagcaatactcaagtataggtggaacgagtgttttgtaagccacctcctttgttgatggactacattttctaaggaatctcccactgaatctcaacctggcacgcaccttaccaacaattatttttatatgatcattccacttcaaatcgttccgtacgtatactcccacatattttacagaagtaactgctaccagtctttgttccgctatcatattatcatacagtaaaggatcattctttctatttattcgcaatacattacatttgtctatgttaagggtcagttgccactccctgcaccaagtgcctatctgctgcacatcttcctgcatttccctgcaattttctaatgctgcaacttctctgtatactacagcatcatccgcgaaaagtcgcatggaacttccaacactatctactaggtcatttatatgtatttatcGGTGTTTAACGCCTGTAACTCACCACTGGCATCTTACTATTCATTGAGTGGCAGCCTATGGAGGGTTATTTACTTTCACTAGCAGGAGCTTCTTttgattattgttatttcttttgttCCAGTTTGCTATGACACCATATCCTGTCCTTATatgctcttatttttctttggcGACGTAACCTTCTCTGAATTGTTTTGCCCGTTATTTGAAATACATTTAGGTCCATCTAAATTTTAGGAACAATTCCTTCACTGATTGAATTTATTAAGGTCGCTACAGATAACGCAGTGGTATTCTAAAGGGCAGTCAGAGAAAGCTACATACCGGTAGCTAAACTTGAGCCAACCACTTTGGATTTTAGGAGCGTAATTATCAATACTACAAATGTGACACTATTTTCAAAtgtattgaaaataaattaacgatcaccgaaatagcttcaaatgataaaatatttatttttgactaatatttcgcATGTTAACAGTAATCTTTTGTGTTTAATAGATGGACAAGATATTCCTGGTACATTTATATAAGATCCCATGGCTTTCTCATACGAGAATAACAAGCCACGTTGGCCTTAATCTGTAGAGTCCTATGGGGTGGGAAATTCTGAGAAGCACGTGGTCACTGCTCAAGTTTGAACACAGACATTCACATGCACTAATTCACATGGCAGACAAAATGTCGACATCATTTATTAGTGAGAAGAATTGTATGCACCTTGTGGCTAGCATGGAGCAGGATTTTGGTGGCTGCATATCTTTGCGTGAAGCGCTTGGAATAAAATCGATTCATCTTGCCGAATATACTCTCTGTACAGTTTTATTTATAGTTCAAAATGTCCATCACAATAACATGCCAAGCAGTAACTTTTAAGGCTTGGGTTGTGCATTGAGTCTATAGACCGCGTGGTCGCGCCTAACTGAAATCACACTATTATGACACTGATTAACTGAGCCAAAAATTGTAACCTGAACCTAAATGGCAATTCAAAAAATGGCTAGGAGAAGAAATTGTTGAGATTAACGAATTATTACTAAAAGATTAAAATAGCTTTTATCCCTTGTTCGACACAGACATTCTGAGGGAACGTCTATCGCTTACCTGTCTTCAGAACAACTCAACTTCGCACTCTCTTCGAACCGCCATAGGTGATGTGGACAGCCCGTGACCAACCTATGCTAGGAAAAGTTTTGCTTCACTCATCTTTGGCCAAACCCTCCTGTTCCTGCTCTCTGCCTTCCACCGATACCGTTTAGGTTGGTAGAAGATTTAGAAACCCATCACTTCTCTGGTTCGTCTGCTACTTCATTCCAATCATTCACACTTGACCACACACTTTCAGGAAAGGTGAAAAATGGAACTGAGGACACAGGACGTGCAGATAAgtatgaaaaaaagaaatgtgtagacCCATATTGCTTCTAAAGGCATGCGGTTTTTTGGGGCTGAGATTAATTAGCTGCATCACTCACTTTTTTAATCATATAACGACACCTATTGTGAAGTTACACGCCCTTTTCTGGACATGATCGTTGGAGTTGGAAAGTAACCTTAGACTGGAAAAAGGATGTAGCGAGAAATCGCTCAGTGCCTTAACCAATACGTTACACCAACCTGTAACTAATgcattcatgtctgaagaacattgtaGAGTCCATAATAAAAACGCAAGGCCACCACAATAACCTTAAGTCTCTCCCTCTGTGGAATTCACGCGCAGTTGTGCGAGTACAGGATGTggacacacagtcacatacggaagTTTTGCTCGGTCCTGGAGGAGTGCTCGGATAACGGACGGTTTGCGTAAAGCGGAAAATACTGGCCACCAATACATTGTGCAGCTGTATGTTAGTAATTTCGACCTATTTCTTGTATTTCGTACATCTTTCGATTTCATCAATGGCTGTTCCTTCAGACCTGTCCCACAAGCGATGTCAACGCACTAACTACCGCGACAGCTTGAACTAACT
Protein-coding sequences here:
- the LOC126329414 gene encoding ankyrin homolog, which produces MTTKKWTVEEVFRWTPIRFAEETDSWEWIEKMLQGGMSPKELTVTMRRLSVREAAASLMRDICTAGHLQLLRLALSVDAKLASARLDGCGSTPLHVAAANRRDAAVRLLLEAGADCEVRDSRGRTPLHVAAASGNVYAFRLLLDAGGDPESQDSEGNTSVHLACEGSHTSVLMALYERGVSRCLVKIQLLLAAESCNVEGVRLALKQTSSWGSGWSDLHCVAIKGSGTAVRTLLAAGVDPNARDANGDTPLHAVAAAGCPGAAEALVEAGADVDAADSSGSTPLHYAVRAGNLGVARVLLAAGADVEARDAEGDTPLLRAAARGCADAVAALVAAGARTDAADAAGRTAAQVARLLGHNGLISALLDLAHNSPVRKAIPLVAIPRSEVLVDTICEAS